Proteins found in one Amphiura filiformis chromosome 14, Afil_fr2py, whole genome shotgun sequence genomic segment:
- the LOC140170216 gene encoding TLC domain-containing protein 2-like yields the protein MFNPAGVCSILISYLSFTKFSQILKGKSSFIPVPAKYAGPTRYKWSNVVGSFVHAIIMASLGCYCFYTTPEYLEDRLTTCTTLGEVITGIFVGYLIFDSVDLLKYQGFYATWPVLVHHILLSCVGIGYFLYHHSFIGYVILACFAEINSIFLHGRMLLLMYGTPKTSLLFKVNNAINIFSFLTCRLGSFTVLMLMLHDDCNATSSLWCCGINLCSLILFGISVVLLYRVLRSDFLSRRSDTNVDDDDVLSNNNANSTKSQ from the exons ATGTTTAATCCTGCTGGAGTGTGTTCCATTCTGATTTCTTATTTATCATTCACTAAGTTTAGCCAAATACTGAAGGGCAAGTCGTCTTTCATCCCCGTACCTGCTAAATATGCAGGCCCGACGAGATATAAATGGAGCAACGTTGTGGGTTCTTTCGTACATGCTATTATTATGGCAAGTTTGGGCTGCTACTG CTTTTACACAACACCTGAATATTTAGAAGATCGATTGACAACATGCACAACACTGGGAGAAGTCATTACAGGCATATTTGTGG GTTATTTAATCTTCGATTCAGTTGATTTACTGAAATACCAAGGGTTCTATGCCACGTGGCCTGTGTTGGTACATCATATTTTG CTCTCCTGTGTGGGCATTGGTTACTTTCTCTATCACCACTCTTTCATAGGATACGTGATTCTTGCTTGTTTTGCTGAAATCAACAGTATATTTCTTCACGGACGCATGTTGCTGTTAATGTACGGAACACCAAAAACATCGCTATTGTTTAAAGTTAACAACGCCATCAACATTTTCTCGTTTCTGACTTGCCGATTGGGCAGCTTTACCGTTCTGATGCTTATGCTACATGACGATTGTAATGCAACCTCTTCGCTATGGTGCTGTGGGATCAATTTATGCTCCCTTATTCTATTTGGTATAAGTGTAGTCTTGCTCTATCGTGTACTACGAAGTGACTTCTTATCTAGGAGAAGCGATACgaatgtagatgatgatgatgtattaaGTAACAACAATGCGAATAGCACGAAATCTCAGTAG